One Clupea harengus chromosome 3, Ch_v2.0.2, whole genome shotgun sequence DNA window includes the following coding sequences:
- the nrcamb gene encoding neuronal cell adhesion molecule isoform X12 has product MPVCCTTALGRMRTAAVLLVLFLGHIVAPLEVPLDPKVLEGLPQPPTITLESPKDYIVDPREHIVIRCEAKAKPPPSFSWTRNGTHFDIDKDPKVNMRPNSGTLVVDISGKDKAEAYEGVYQCTARNEHGTAVSNNIVIRQPIDYLSSIKAYFLEGSPLWSKEDNPPIIVQEGASLVLKCRPPAGLPPPIVFWMDHNFLRLPLNRRVSQGLNGDLYFSNAVVSDSRTDYICYARFTHTQTIQQKQPITVRVVNMDAFNETWPVFLNETDFFGDGATEDRRPSFQVPSGPTSSKMVLRGEVLDMECIAEGLPTPDITWAKVSGELPTKRFTYHNFRKNLRITGVTEADAGQYRCTAKNTLGSIHHVITVTVKAAPYWIMAPQNLVLAPRERGQLICRASGNPKPTIGWFVNGVPIHNVPDDPGRVVEGDTIMFEDVMTGSSAVYQCNASNEYGYLLANAFVNVLSEPPRMLTPRDKVYQVIMNKPATLDCSSFGSPIPKITWFKDSHPTTLEGDPYVFYDNGTLVIPVAQAMNSGKYTCVALNMLGKSDNQVYLEVKEPTRILKQPEYQKVQRNRDVVFECKVKHDPSLNPTMIWLKDNGELPDDERFIVDSDSLTITEVTESDAGTYTCIMNTTLDQDSASANLMVVEVVNEQPDPPIDLELTDQKPRSVQLTWTPGNDHNSPIKSFLIQYEDSLHDRGNWHNMTEVPGTKITAHLKLSPFVHYTFRVLALNEVGYSHPSLPSQQYRTKAAVPDENPIGVQGIGTQPDNLVIYWKPLTGLQSNGPGLQYIVFWKQRGVDENWKSVKIANVSNFTVGGTPTFAPYDVKVRSVNEHGVGPEPSAVIGYSGEDLPMAAPDNVQVHVINSTLANVHWEPVFYQSVRGHLKGYKVYYSRQGSLHHHNPHHAEQQVITFNGNRTHGKLPGLHPFSRYTLNVRVFNGRGEGPACSNVEFETPEGVPGKPSFLNVVNLSLDSLTLEWGPPHDRNGRLTGYTLKYQPVNNSNDLGPLEELTVAANETRVTLLNLKYSTRYKFYFNAKTLKGSGPTITEEASTVIDEAMTSRQVDIATQGWFIGLMCAIALLILVLLIVCFIKRNKGGKYPVKEKEDAHADPEIQPMKDEDCTFGEYSDNDDHKPLKGSRTPSNGTVKRDDSDDSLVDYGDGGDGQFNEDGSFIGQYSGKKERDTAECIESSEAPSPVNAMNSFV; this is encoded by the exons ATGCCTGTGTGCTGCACGACAGCGCTGGGCAGGATGAGGACGGCTGCGGTGCTGCTGGTGTTGTTCCTGGGTCACATCGTCGCGCCTCTGGAAGTCCCCCTTGACc CCAAAGTTCTGGAAGGAT TACCACAACCGCCCACCATAACCCTGGAGTCACCGAAAGACTACATCGTGGACCCACGGGAGCACATCGTCATCCGCTGCGAAGCCAAAGCAAAACCCCCTCCTAG CTTCTCGTGGACAAGGAACGGAACGCATTTTGACATCGACAAGGACCCCAAAGTCAACATGAGGCCCAACTCGGGAACGCTGGTCGTCGACATCAGCGGCAAAGACAAAGCCGAGGCATACGAGGGCGTGTATCAGTGCACGGCCCGTAACGAACATGGGACCGCAGTTTCCAACAACATAGTCATACGCCAGCCCA tAGACTATTTATCCTCCATTAAAGCCTACTTCCTGGAAG GGTCCCCCTTGTGGTCAAAAGAGGATAATCCACCAATCATAGTGCAGGAAGGCGCATCCCTAGTGCTCAAGTGCAGACCGCCTGCTGGACTGCCCCCACCCATTGTGTTCTGGATGGATCACA ACTTCCTGAGGCTGCCCCTGAATCGGCGTGTGTCTCAAGGCCTGAACGGCGACCTGTACTTTTCCAACGCGGTGGTGTCGGATTCGCGCACTGACTACATCTGCTACGCCCGCTTCACCCACACGCAGACCATCCAGCAGAAGCAGCCCATCACCGTGCGGGTGGTCAACA TGGATGCATTCAATGAGACATGGCCAGTTTTTTTGAATGAAACTGATTTTTTTGGTG ACGGTGCGACTGAGGATCGCCGGCCGTCCTTCCAGGTGCCGTCGGGCCCCACCAGCTCCAAGATGGTCCTGCGGGGCGAGGTGCTGGATATGGAGTGCATCGCTGAAGGCCT GCCCACTCCTGACATCACCTGGGCCAAGGTGAGCGGGGAGTTGCCCACCAAACGGTTCACCTATCACAACTTCCGCAAGAATCTGCGCATCACCGGCGTGACGGAAGCGGACGCCGGCCAGTACCGCTGCACCGCCAAGAACACGCTGGGCTCCATCCACCACGTCATCACCGTCACCGTTAAAG CTGCTCCCTACTGGATCATGGCTCCTCAGAACCTGGTGCTGGCACCCAGAGAGAGGGGCCAGCTGATCTGCCGCGCCAGTGGCAACCCCAAGCCCACCATCGGCTGGTTCGTCAACGGCGTGCCCATCCACA ATGTGCCGGACGACCCCGGCAGGGTAGTTGAGGGTGACACCATAATGTTTGAGGATGTGATGACTGGATCCAGTGCTGTGTACCAGTGCAATGCCTCAAACGAGTACGGCTATCTGCTAGCCAATGCCTTTGTCAATGTGCTGT CCGAGCCGCCCAGAATGCTGACCCCGCGCGACAAAGTCTATCAGGTCATCATGAATAAACCTGCCACTCTGGACTGCTCTTCCTTTGGCTCCCCCATACCCAAAATCACGTG GTTTAAGGACAGCCATCCCACTACTCTGGAGGGTGACCCCTACGTGTTCTATGACAATGGCACACTGGTGATCCCAGTGGCTCAGGCCATGAACAGTGGAAAGTACACCTGTGTGGCGTTGAACATGCTGGGCAAATCAGACAATCAGGTCTAcctggaggtcaaag AGCCTACCCGTATTCTGAAGCAACCGGAGTATCAGAAGGTGCAGAGGAACCGGGACGTGGTGTTTGAGTGCAAGGTGAAACACGACCCCTCCCTCAACCCCACCATGATCTGGCTGAAGGATAATGGAGAGCTGCCCGACGACGAGAG GTTTATTGTCGACTCTGACAGTCTGACCATCACCGAGGTGACAGAGAGTGATGCAGGGACTTACACCTGTATCATGAACACCACCCTGGACCAGGACTCGGCAAGCGCTAACCTCATGGTTGTCG AGGTTGTCAatg AGCAACCCGACCCACCCATTGACCTGGAACTGACTGACCAGAAGCCGAGGAGTGTGCAGCTCACCTGGACCCCAGGGAATGACCACAACAGTCCCATTAAGA GTTTCCTTATTCAGTATGAGGATTCGCTCCATGACCGTGGTAACTGGCACAACATGACAGAGGTCCCTGGCACAAAGATCACAGCCCACCTCAAGCTGTCTCCCTTTGTCCACTACACATTTAGGGTGCTGGCTCTAAATGAGGTCGGCTATAGCCATCCTAGTCTGCCCTCCCAACAGTACAGAACCAAGGCAGCAG TACCGGATGAAAACCCCATTGGAGTTCAAGGCATTGGAACTCAACCTGACAACTTGGTTATATACTGGAAG CCCTTGACAGGCCTGCAGTCCAATGGCCCCGGTCTTCAGTATATAGTCTTCTGGAAGCAGAGGGGCGTGGACGAAAATTGGAAATCTGTGAAAATAGCCAACGTCTCCAACTTTACAGTTGGGGGGACACCAACCTTCGCGCCGTATGACGTGAAAGTGCGGTCTGTGAATGAACACGGTGTTGGGCCCGAGCCCTCAGCTGTCATCGGTTACTCCGGGGAGGACt TGCCAATGGCAGCCCCTGACAACGTCCAGGTCCATGTGATTAACAGCACCTTGGCAAATGTCCACTGGGAGCCTGTGTTCTACCAATCAGTCCGGGGACACCTCAAAGGCTACAAG GTGTACTACTCACGGCAGGGGAGTCTGCACCATCACAATCCACACCACGCAGAGCAGCAGGTCATCACCTTCAACGGCAACAGGACGCACGGCAAGCTGCCAGGCCTGCACCCTTTCAGCCGCTACACCCTCAACGTCAGGGTGTTCAACGGCCGAGGGGAGGGGCCTGCCTGCAGCAACGTGGAGTTTGAGACTCCAGAGGGAG TGCCAGGGAAACCATCGTTCCTGAACGTTGTGAACCTGAGCCTGGACTCCCTCACCTTGGAGTGGGGCCCTCCTCATGACCGCAATGGACGTTTGACCGGTTACACTCTGAAATACCAGCCAG TCAATAACAGCAATGATCTGGGCCCATTGGAAGAGCTCACGGTGGCAGCCAATGAGACAAGGGTCACACTGCTCAACCTCAAGTACAGCACACGCTACAAGTTTTATTTCAATGCCAAAACTCTAAAGGGATCTGGCCCCACCATTACTGAGGAGGCCTCCACAGTCATCGATGAAG CCATGACCAGTAGGCAGGTGGACATTGCTACACAGGGCTGGTTCATCGGCCTCATGTGTGCCATTgccctcctcatcctcgtcctcctcaTTGTCTGCTTCATCAAGAGAAACAAGGGAGGCAAATACCCAG taaaagagaaagaagatgcACACGCTGACCCAGAAATCCAGCCCATGAAAGATGAGGACTGTACTTTCGGAGAGTACAG TGACAATGATGACCATAAACCATTAAAAGGGAGCCGCACCCCGTCCAATGGCACGGTAAAGAGAGACGACAGTGACGACAGTTTAGTTGACTACGGGGATGGCGGCGACGGACAGTTCAACGAGGACGGCTCGTTTATTGGGCAGTATAGCGGAAAGAAGGAACGGGACACAGCCGagtgcattgagagctctgaaGCACCGTCCCCTGTTAATGCCATGAATTCTTTTGTGTAA
- the nrcamb gene encoding neuronal cell adhesion molecule isoform X3, with protein MPVCCTTALGRMRTAAVLLVLFLGHIVAPLEVPLDLPQPPTITLESPKDYIVDPREHIVIRCEAKAKPPPSFSWTRNGTHFDIDKDPKVNMRPNSGTLVVDISGKDKAEAYEGVYQCTARNEHGTAVSNNIVIRQPIDYLSSIKAYFLEGSPLWSKEDNPPIIVQEGASLVLKCRPPAGLPPPIVFWMDHNFLRLPLNRRVSQGLNGDLYFSNAVVSDSRTDYICYARFTHTQTIQQKQPITVRVVNMDAFNETWPVFLNETDFFGDGATEDRRPSFQVPSGPTSSKMVLRGEVLDMECIAEGLPTPDITWAKVSGELPTKRFTYHNFRKNLRITGVTEADAGQYRCTAKNTLGSIHHVITVTVKAAPYWIMAPQNLVLAPRERGQLICRASGNPKPTIGWFVNGVPIHNVPDDPGRVVEGDTIMFEDVMTGSSAVYQCNASNEYGYLLANAFVNVLSEPPRMLTPRDKVYQVIMNKPATLDCSSFGSPIPKITWFKDSHPTTLEGDPYVFYDNGTLVIPVAQAMNSGKYTCVALNMLGKSDNQVYLEVKEPTRILKQPEYQKVQRNRDVVFECKVKHDPSLNPTMIWLKDNGELPDDERFIVDSDSLTITEVTESDAGTYTCIMNTTLDQDSASANLMVVEVVNEQPDPPIDLELTDQKPRSVQLTWTPGNDHNSPIKSFLIQYEDSLHDRGNWHNMTEVPGTKITAHLKLSPFVHYTFRVLALNEVGYSHPSLPSQQYRTKAAVPDENPIGVQGIGTQPDNLVIYWKPLTGLQSNGPGLQYIVFWKQRGVDENWKSVKIANVSNFTVGGTPTFAPYDVKVRSVNEHGVGPEPSAVIGYSGEDLPMAAPDNVQVHVINSTLANVHWEPVFYQSVRGHLKGYKVYYSRQGSLHHHNPHHAEQQVITFNGNRTHGKLPGLHPFSRYTLNVRVFNGRGEGPACSNVEFETPEGVPGKPSFLNVVNLSLDSLTLEWGPPHDRNGRLTGYTLKYQPVNNSNDLGPLEELTVAANETRVTLLNLKYSTRYKFYFNAKTLKGSGPTITEEASTVIDEGHPEPPPHPHPLSPTSQSDRHPLHKAHPIVPAFENASFALREDGVLVSWEYLGPENKVYVEYIVENSNEEWKKEKVNNSQSHTLKRLKEGLAYKVRVVAKDHSDQMVHSSEELFVTVPAMTSRQVDIATQGWFIGLMCAIALLILVLLIVCFIKRNKGGKYPVKEKEDAHADPEIQPMKDEDCTFGEYSDNDDHKPLKGSRTPSNGTVKRDDSDDSLVDYGDGGDGQFNEDGSFIGQYSGKKERDTAECIESSEAPSPVNAMNSFV; from the exons ATGCCTGTGTGCTGCACGACAGCGCTGGGCAGGATGAGGACGGCTGCGGTGCTGCTGGTGTTGTTCCTGGGTCACATCGTCGCGCCTCTGGAAGTCCCCCTTGACc TACCACAACCGCCCACCATAACCCTGGAGTCACCGAAAGACTACATCGTGGACCCACGGGAGCACATCGTCATCCGCTGCGAAGCCAAAGCAAAACCCCCTCCTAG CTTCTCGTGGACAAGGAACGGAACGCATTTTGACATCGACAAGGACCCCAAAGTCAACATGAGGCCCAACTCGGGAACGCTGGTCGTCGACATCAGCGGCAAAGACAAAGCCGAGGCATACGAGGGCGTGTATCAGTGCACGGCCCGTAACGAACATGGGACCGCAGTTTCCAACAACATAGTCATACGCCAGCCCA tAGACTATTTATCCTCCATTAAAGCCTACTTCCTGGAAG GGTCCCCCTTGTGGTCAAAAGAGGATAATCCACCAATCATAGTGCAGGAAGGCGCATCCCTAGTGCTCAAGTGCAGACCGCCTGCTGGACTGCCCCCACCCATTGTGTTCTGGATGGATCACA ACTTCCTGAGGCTGCCCCTGAATCGGCGTGTGTCTCAAGGCCTGAACGGCGACCTGTACTTTTCCAACGCGGTGGTGTCGGATTCGCGCACTGACTACATCTGCTACGCCCGCTTCACCCACACGCAGACCATCCAGCAGAAGCAGCCCATCACCGTGCGGGTGGTCAACA TGGATGCATTCAATGAGACATGGCCAGTTTTTTTGAATGAAACTGATTTTTTTGGTG ACGGTGCGACTGAGGATCGCCGGCCGTCCTTCCAGGTGCCGTCGGGCCCCACCAGCTCCAAGATGGTCCTGCGGGGCGAGGTGCTGGATATGGAGTGCATCGCTGAAGGCCT GCCCACTCCTGACATCACCTGGGCCAAGGTGAGCGGGGAGTTGCCCACCAAACGGTTCACCTATCACAACTTCCGCAAGAATCTGCGCATCACCGGCGTGACGGAAGCGGACGCCGGCCAGTACCGCTGCACCGCCAAGAACACGCTGGGCTCCATCCACCACGTCATCACCGTCACCGTTAAAG CTGCTCCCTACTGGATCATGGCTCCTCAGAACCTGGTGCTGGCACCCAGAGAGAGGGGCCAGCTGATCTGCCGCGCCAGTGGCAACCCCAAGCCCACCATCGGCTGGTTCGTCAACGGCGTGCCCATCCACA ATGTGCCGGACGACCCCGGCAGGGTAGTTGAGGGTGACACCATAATGTTTGAGGATGTGATGACTGGATCCAGTGCTGTGTACCAGTGCAATGCCTCAAACGAGTACGGCTATCTGCTAGCCAATGCCTTTGTCAATGTGCTGT CCGAGCCGCCCAGAATGCTGACCCCGCGCGACAAAGTCTATCAGGTCATCATGAATAAACCTGCCACTCTGGACTGCTCTTCCTTTGGCTCCCCCATACCCAAAATCACGTG GTTTAAGGACAGCCATCCCACTACTCTGGAGGGTGACCCCTACGTGTTCTATGACAATGGCACACTGGTGATCCCAGTGGCTCAGGCCATGAACAGTGGAAAGTACACCTGTGTGGCGTTGAACATGCTGGGCAAATCAGACAATCAGGTCTAcctggaggtcaaag AGCCTACCCGTATTCTGAAGCAACCGGAGTATCAGAAGGTGCAGAGGAACCGGGACGTGGTGTTTGAGTGCAAGGTGAAACACGACCCCTCCCTCAACCCCACCATGATCTGGCTGAAGGATAATGGAGAGCTGCCCGACGACGAGAG GTTTATTGTCGACTCTGACAGTCTGACCATCACCGAGGTGACAGAGAGTGATGCAGGGACTTACACCTGTATCATGAACACCACCCTGGACCAGGACTCGGCAAGCGCTAACCTCATGGTTGTCG AGGTTGTCAatg AGCAACCCGACCCACCCATTGACCTGGAACTGACTGACCAGAAGCCGAGGAGTGTGCAGCTCACCTGGACCCCAGGGAATGACCACAACAGTCCCATTAAGA GTTTCCTTATTCAGTATGAGGATTCGCTCCATGACCGTGGTAACTGGCACAACATGACAGAGGTCCCTGGCACAAAGATCACAGCCCACCTCAAGCTGTCTCCCTTTGTCCACTACACATTTAGGGTGCTGGCTCTAAATGAGGTCGGCTATAGCCATCCTAGTCTGCCCTCCCAACAGTACAGAACCAAGGCAGCAG TACCGGATGAAAACCCCATTGGAGTTCAAGGCATTGGAACTCAACCTGACAACTTGGTTATATACTGGAAG CCCTTGACAGGCCTGCAGTCCAATGGCCCCGGTCTTCAGTATATAGTCTTCTGGAAGCAGAGGGGCGTGGACGAAAATTGGAAATCTGTGAAAATAGCCAACGTCTCCAACTTTACAGTTGGGGGGACACCAACCTTCGCGCCGTATGACGTGAAAGTGCGGTCTGTGAATGAACACGGTGTTGGGCCCGAGCCCTCAGCTGTCATCGGTTACTCCGGGGAGGACt TGCCAATGGCAGCCCCTGACAACGTCCAGGTCCATGTGATTAACAGCACCTTGGCAAATGTCCACTGGGAGCCTGTGTTCTACCAATCAGTCCGGGGACACCTCAAAGGCTACAAG GTGTACTACTCACGGCAGGGGAGTCTGCACCATCACAATCCACACCACGCAGAGCAGCAGGTCATCACCTTCAACGGCAACAGGACGCACGGCAAGCTGCCAGGCCTGCACCCTTTCAGCCGCTACACCCTCAACGTCAGGGTGTTCAACGGCCGAGGGGAGGGGCCTGCCTGCAGCAACGTGGAGTTTGAGACTCCAGAGGGAG TGCCAGGGAAACCATCGTTCCTGAACGTTGTGAACCTGAGCCTGGACTCCCTCACCTTGGAGTGGGGCCCTCCTCATGACCGCAATGGACGTTTGACCGGTTACACTCTGAAATACCAGCCAG TCAATAACAGCAATGATCTGGGCCCATTGGAAGAGCTCACGGTGGCAGCCAATGAGACAAGGGTCACACTGCTCAACCTCAAGTACAGCACACGCTACAAGTTTTATTTCAATGCCAAAACTCTAAAGGGATCTGGCCCCACCATTACTGAGGAGGCCTCCACAGTCATCGATGAAG GGCACCCAGaacccccaccacacccacacccactctcCCCAACCTCACAGTCTGACCGACACCCCCTCCACAAGG CGCATCCAATTGTTCCAGCTTTCGAGAACGCTAGCTTTGCCCTGAGAGAGGACGGAGTGCTTGTCAGTTGGGAGTACTTGGGACCTGAAAACAAAGTTTATGTCGAATATATTGTAGAAAACA GTAatgaagagtggaaaaaggagAAGGTAAATAACTCGCAGTCCCATACGCTAAAGAGGCTAAAGGAGGGCCTGGCGTACAAAGTTCGCGTGGTTGCTAAAGACCACTCTGATCAAATGGTCCACAGTTCGGAGGAGCTTTTCGTAACCGTTCCAG CCATGACCAGTAGGCAGGTGGACATTGCTACACAGGGCTGGTTCATCGGCCTCATGTGTGCCATTgccctcctcatcctcgtcctcctcaTTGTCTGCTTCATCAAGAGAAACAAGGGAGGCAAATACCCAG taaaagagaaagaagatgcACACGCTGACCCAGAAATCCAGCCCATGAAAGATGAGGACTGTACTTTCGGAGAGTACAG TGACAATGATGACCATAAACCATTAAAAGGGAGCCGCACCCCGTCCAATGGCACGGTAAAGAGAGACGACAGTGACGACAGTTTAGTTGACTACGGGGATGGCGGCGACGGACAGTTCAACGAGGACGGCTCGTTTATTGGGCAGTATAGCGGAAAGAAGGAACGGGACACAGCCGagtgcattgagagctctgaaGCACCGTCCCCTGTTAATGCCATGAATTCTTTTGTGTAA